The following are encoded together in the Flavihumibacter fluvii genome:
- a CDS encoding T9SS type A sorting domain-containing protein: MAVILSIFIVPDLIAQPCSSLIISSVVPKESRCAATGTITVAVTGGSGNYNYKVTGPINTPFTTSAVISGLIAGTYTVIVQDVITNCTVQRASVVVAGSYVDPRFTVTKSDETCLNKSDGTISLSSLSGGRAPYTFTIVAPSPSGIGTSNNTGLFTGLTGGDYSIELKDSCGGIQTRRVTLLGYNWWIASYAGTRINCSDAQFQMQLQDSRGNVNTSGTTFDGFQYGVINAPGDTTWYSTYDFTHTIGTKRLVTVVVKDLCGNTKQVNWVNTITPRVANLVATTNESCNSFTATITGQVNLTDPTYCLYTEADALVSCNATGSFSGIAAGSYYITIQDLCFDTTIRRNFVLNQPKPSADATVSTTMVSCTSFNAAITGLVNFTNPDFCLFDAMGTQLVCNTTGAFNNLANGSYCINIKDGCYDTTVVRCFNVTTPIPSASANVTISDQQCLDFDVTITGQTNLFNADFCLYTSAGVLVSCNKTGDFTNIPYGAYCMRITADAACYDTTIERCFDVLPVRPNAGANLDVVKYCSTIDISAGGLSGFDSPQFCLYDNLNVLVSCNTTGVFTGLPYGTYCMDIRNNAVCFDTTIRRCITVVPDLPGIGSVQVSNQICSGFDIEVLGKTSLTNPQFILKNSAGVVIATNTTGSFTNIPYGSYCVDMQNDASCYDTLITRCFSASLPRPDAGAAQVSGRSCGGFTAAVTWINNFSSPTFSLLDVNGIVMATNTTGLFSNVPYGDYCIAIKDNCYDTTITRCLTGTPDPVNISATARASCELNKTNLRVSISTGQSPYTLRVYDHLDSLVATVTGTSSPLRAYDLPGLPPGQLYRAEVTDNCGNTDSKLVAPVLSTFSSSATMVAKCPSGTYQDGSSELTIVVSSNLGTIMPVIIKKDAVTVNILYNTSTTTIYKWIDLEPATYVVQYNLPGSCNNKAYDTIAVGPYQFPKLDKSASYQCDNNSFSVMANVTGGAPPFSYEIIGSVPAAPSIIAPPQASPLFNINNGNTYSLVRLRVVDYCGNATLNDVSVLPLQNMVISASSDCYYSSVLLTVDSIVGATYEWYFKTSATDSILISTSRVHEIPYMTPAEVGTYVSRISVNSGCLTRLSYYNVTGQCSPLLPGKLELAGKPISGKQFLNWNHLNAGEVMAYIVEKKQPGSDRFVTIGQVAVAKGAAPVQFAYTDEMPGNGAVEYRIKAVDRNGKVTYSNTILLNNRQTASLQVYPNPVEQVVNISLPANIRSDYSIRLFSASGQLMYSKELRGGISGIIAIKRKPSMLPGLYFLSIRNISGGTEQVEKLIFK; the protein is encoded by the coding sequence ATGGCAGTAATACTGTCCATTTTTATTGTACCGGATTTGATCGCTCAACCTTGCTCTTCCCTTATTATTTCCAGTGTTGTGCCGAAGGAATCCAGGTGTGCAGCAACAGGTACAATTACAGTTGCAGTTACCGGGGGCAGTGGAAATTACAACTACAAGGTAACCGGCCCCATAAATACTCCATTTACGACATCAGCTGTAATTTCCGGTTTAATAGCCGGTACTTATACCGTGATTGTCCAGGACGTTATCACCAATTGTACTGTTCAAAGAGCATCCGTGGTTGTAGCAGGTTCATACGTAGATCCGCGGTTTACTGTAACTAAATCAGATGAGACCTGCCTGAATAAAAGTGATGGGACGATAAGCCTGAGCAGTTTGTCAGGCGGAAGAGCCCCTTATACATTTACGATTGTAGCACCCTCCCCGTCTGGTATAGGGACTTCCAATAATACAGGGCTTTTCACGGGTCTTACCGGTGGTGATTATTCCATTGAGCTCAAGGATTCCTGTGGTGGTATTCAAACCCGCCGGGTAACCTTACTTGGCTACAATTGGTGGATCGCTTCCTATGCCGGAACACGTATTAATTGCTCGGATGCCCAATTCCAAATGCAATTACAGGATAGCCGGGGAAACGTAAATACTTCCGGGACAACATTCGATGGTTTTCAATATGGTGTAATAAATGCACCAGGCGATACCACCTGGTATTCTACTTATGATTTTACCCATACTATTGGTACAAAAAGATTAGTGACGGTGGTGGTAAAAGACCTGTGTGGTAATACAAAGCAGGTAAACTGGGTAAACACAATTACACCAAGGGTGGCCAACCTCGTGGCCACAACGAATGAGTCCTGTAACAGTTTTACGGCAACCATAACCGGGCAGGTCAATCTTACTGATCCTACTTATTGTTTATATACCGAGGCAGATGCCCTTGTATCCTGTAATGCTACTGGATCTTTTTCAGGAATCGCTGCCGGATCCTATTATATCACCATCCAGGACCTGTGTTTTGATACGACCATCAGGCGGAATTTTGTCCTGAACCAGCCAAAACCATCAGCAGATGCAACAGTTAGCACCACAATGGTAAGTTGTACGAGTTTTAATGCGGCCATTACAGGATTGGTTAATTTCACGAATCCTGATTTCTGCCTTTTTGATGCAATGGGTACACAATTAGTTTGTAATACAACTGGTGCTTTTAATAATCTTGCCAATGGATCTTATTGCATAAATATTAAAGATGGTTGCTATGATACAACTGTTGTCCGCTGCTTTAATGTGACCACACCAATCCCATCTGCGTCAGCCAATGTAACGATCAGTGATCAGCAGTGTTTGGATTTTGATGTAACAATAACCGGACAAACCAATTTGTTCAATGCCGATTTCTGTTTGTATACATCAGCAGGCGTATTGGTGTCATGTAATAAGACGGGTGATTTTACCAATATCCCATATGGAGCATATTGTATGCGAATAACAGCAGATGCAGCTTGCTATGATACAACCATTGAAAGATGTTTTGATGTACTGCCGGTAAGGCCCAATGCCGGAGCAAACCTGGATGTGGTGAAATATTGCTCAACAATAGATATCAGTGCAGGCGGATTGAGTGGTTTTGACAGCCCGCAGTTTTGCCTCTATGATAACCTGAATGTATTGGTGAGCTGTAATACTACAGGGGTATTCACCGGCTTGCCGTATGGAACCTATTGCATGGATATCAGAAACAATGCTGTTTGTTTTGATACCACTATCAGGAGATGTATTACTGTTGTTCCTGATTTGCCTGGTATTGGTTCAGTGCAGGTCAGCAACCAGATATGTTCCGGATTTGATATTGAAGTTTTAGGAAAAACCTCACTTACAAATCCACAATTCATTTTGAAGAATAGTGCCGGGGTAGTTATTGCGACAAACACCACCGGCTCATTCACTAATATACCTTATGGTAGTTACTGTGTGGATATGCAGAATGATGCAAGTTGTTACGACACACTGATCACCCGTTGTTTTTCTGCATCACTTCCCCGGCCGGATGCAGGTGCGGCGCAGGTCTCAGGCAGGAGCTGCGGAGGATTTACAGCAGCGGTGACATGGATCAATAATTTCAGCTCACCAACTTTCAGCCTGCTTGATGTAAACGGTATTGTAATGGCCACAAATACCACCGGTTTGTTTTCCAATGTGCCATATGGCGATTATTGTATTGCTATCAAAGACAATTGCTATGATACAACAATAACCCGTTGTCTTACCGGTACACCTGATCCGGTTAATATATCTGCAACCGCAAGGGCTTCCTGCGAATTGAATAAAACAAATTTGAGGGTTAGTATTTCAACGGGACAATCACCTTATACATTAAGGGTATATGATCACCTGGATAGCCTGGTCGCTACTGTAACCGGAACCAGTTCTCCATTGCGGGCCTATGATCTTCCCGGATTGCCACCGGGCCAGCTTTACAGGGCAGAGGTTACAGATAATTGCGGTAACACGGATTCAAAGCTGGTAGCGCCGGTATTAAGCACTTTCAGCAGTTCTGCCACGATGGTTGCCAAATGCCCATCAGGCACCTACCAGGACGGGTCCTCTGAATTGACCATAGTTGTAAGTTCAAACCTGGGTACGATCATGCCGGTGATCATAAAAAAAGATGCCGTAACAGTAAATATTCTGTACAATACCTCAACAACCACAATATACAAGTGGATTGATCTTGAGCCAGCAACCTATGTTGTACAATACAATCTCCCGGGCAGTTGTAATAACAAAGCCTATGACACTATTGCTGTAGGTCCATACCAGTTTCCAAAGCTTGATAAGTCGGCTTCCTACCAGTGCGATAATAATAGTTTTAGTGTAATGGCGAATGTTACCGGAGGTGCGCCACCATTCTCTTACGAAATAATTGGCAGCGTACCTGCTGCGCCTTCTATTATTGCGCCACCCCAGGCTAGTCCGTTATTCAATATTAATAATGGCAACACGTATTCGCTGGTTCGTTTACGGGTAGTTGATTATTGCGGAAACGCCACGCTGAATGACGTGAGTGTATTGCCGTTGCAGAACATGGTGATCAGTGCAAGCAGTGATTGTTATTATAGTTCTGTGCTATTGACGGTAGACTCTATTGTGGGGGCCACCTATGAATGGTATTTTAAGACAAGTGCAACAGATAGTATCCTGATCAGCACCTCACGGGTTCATGAGATTCCTTACATGACCCCTGCGGAAGTTGGCACCTATGTAAGTCGTATTTCTGTGAATAGTGGATGTCTTACCAGGTTAAGTTACTATAATGTAACAGGTCAGTGTTCACCACTCTTACCAGGAAAATTGGAATTGGCTGGTAAACCGATTTCCGGGAAACAATTCCTTAACTGGAACCATCTAAATGCCGGTGAGGTGATGGCGTATATTGTTGAAAAGAAACAACCAGGCAGTGACCGTTTTGTAACCATTGGCCAGGTTGCTGTAGCAAAAGGCGCAGCTCCGGTTCAATTTGCCTATACAGATGAAATGCCGGGAAACGGTGCGGTTGAGTACCGCATTAAGGCAGTGGACCGGAATGGTAAAGTGACCTATTCCAATACTATTTTGCTCAATAACCGCCAAACAGCATCATTGCAAGTTTACCCGAATCCTGTGGAACAGGTGGTGAATATTTCATTGCCGGCCAATATCAGGTCCGATTATAGTATCAGGTT
- a CDS encoding response regulator transcription factor, protein MKKPDPNNPIKVAIADDHALFRAGVKTALSSKKDVELIAEADNGMQLLNLLKHIEPDVILLDIQMPIMDGIATLPEIRKINPYVKVIILSMHNDHSMISKLMEIGANSYLTKNSDSETIYQAIKTCYEQEFFFNELTNKALLTGLRTRKMEPEGMMDAQLTDKEIKILKLMCEEKTTKEIADIVDISPRTVEAIRDKLKTKTGAKSMAGLVMYAVKKGFVQES, encoded by the coding sequence CCATTGCTGATGACCATGCGCTGTTTCGCGCAGGAGTTAAAACAGCTTTGTCTTCAAAGAAAGATGTCGAATTAATTGCCGAAGCAGACAATGGCATGCAGTTACTGAACCTTCTCAAACATATTGAACCTGATGTGATTTTACTGGATATCCAGATGCCCATCATGGATGGGATTGCAACCCTTCCTGAAATCCGGAAAATCAATCCTTATGTTAAGGTTATTATTTTGTCCATGCACAATGACCATTCCATGATTTCCAAACTAATGGAAATTGGTGCCAATTCTTATCTGACCAAGAATTCAGATTCTGAAACGATTTACCAGGCGATCAAAACCTGCTATGAGCAGGAGTTCTTTTTTAATGAGTTAACCAATAAAGCTTTGCTGACAGGATTGCGGACCAGGAAAATGGAGCCCGAAGGCATGATGGATGCACAACTCACCGATAAGGAAATAAAAATCCTGAAACTAATGTGTGAGGAAAAAACAACCAAGGAAATTGCTGATATAGTAGATATTAGTCCAAGGACTGTTGAGGCGATCCGCGACAAGTTGAAAACTAAGACGGGTGCCAAATCAATGGCTGGATTGGTTATGTATGCGGTGAAAAAGGGATTTGTCCAGGAGTCATAA